The Flexivirga aerilata sequence CGAGGGCGACGCCGAGTGGGTCAAGTCGGTCGAGGAACTGATGGACGCGGTCGACGAGTCGATCCCGGACCCGGTGCGCGACACCGACAAGCCGTTCCTGATGCCGATCGAGGACGTCTTCACGATCACCGGTCGTGGCACCGTCGTCACCGGTCGTATCGAGCGCGGTGTGCTCACGGTGAACGAGGAAGTCGAGATCGTCGGCATCCGCGAGAACACCCAGAAGACCACCGTCACCGGCATCGAGATGTTCCGCAAGCTGCTCGACGAGGGTCGCGCGGGTGAGAACGTCGGTCTGCTGCTCCGCGGCACCAAGCGCGAGGACGTCGAGCGCGGCCAGGTCGTGGTGAAGCCGGGTTCGACCACCCCGCACACCGAGTTCGAGGCCAACGTCTACATCCTCGGCAAGGACGAGGGCGGCCGTCACACGCCGTTCTACGACAACTACCGCCCGCAGTTCTACTTCCGCACCACCGACGTGACCGGTGTCGTGAAGCTGCCTGAGGGCACCGAGATGGTCATGCCCGGTGACAACACCGAGATGACCGTCACGCTGATCCAGCCGGTCGCGATGGAGGACGGTCTGCGTTTCGCCATCCGCGAGGGCGGCCGCACCGTCGGCGCCGGCCGCGTCACCAAGATCCTCAAGTGATCTTGCGCTGAACGGCTGAAAGGCCCCGGATCTCACCAGAGATCCGGGGCCTTTCGCATGCCCGGGCTGGTCAGCCGCGCAGGTTGTACGCCGCGCGGGTGTACATCGCGATGCCGGCGGAGACCGAGACGTTGAGCGACTCGGCGTCGGGGTTCATCGGGATCGAGACCTCGAGCGCGGACCCCTGGTGGAGTTCGCTCGACGGGCCGAAGCGCTCACTGCCGAGCACCAACGCCAGCCGGTCGGGTATGTCGGCAAGCTCCTCCAGCTCGGTCTCCGCGTGTGCGTCGAAGGTCGCGAGGCGCACCCCGGTCGCCTGGTCCTGCAGGAACGACGCGAGCTGCTGGCGGGTGGCGAGGATGACCGGCAGCGAGAAGACGTAGCCGCGGCTGGCCCGCACCAGGCGGCGGTCGGCGATGGACGGCAGGTCGCTGTCGATGAGGACCACGGCGCTCACCCCGAAGGCGAAGCTGCTGCGGATGATCGCCCCGATGTTGCCGACGATCTTCACCCCGTCGAGCACGACCAGGTCCTGCCTGCTGTCCGCGACGTCACGCAGCCGCGCCGGCTTCGGCAGGTGGGCGATGCCGAAGACCTTCGGCTTCTTCTCGATCTTGAAGATCTCACCGGCGAGTTCCGTGCTGAGCAGCCGCACCGGAATCTGCCTGTCATCACACGCTTGCCGGATCTCGTCCGGGAAGTCGGCGGTCTGCAGCCCGTAGACCTCCACGAAGACCAGGCCCGACCGGATCGCCTGCAGCAGCGGGTCGAAGTCCTCGATCAACAGGCTGCGGACCGGGCCTCGCGCCTTACGGTTGAGGTCGGTCAGCCGCTGCACGGCCGGGTCGGATCGGTCGGTGATGAGTTCCAGGTCGGTCACCGTCGAATCGTACGGGAGACTTATACAAGTACTCTTGTGTATGCCGTGGCTGCCCGCGACGCTTGCAGTCATGCCGAGGAAGACCGCCGCCGAGCGCCATACCGACTCCGCACCCGAGCCGGAGCAGTCCTGGCCAGCCGAAGGGGCCGCGCTGATCGACGCGCTGCTCGCGGTGCACCACCCGGTGCGGCGCCGGATCTACGAGGTGCTGACGACCGACGGGCCGGCCACGGTCGGTGGGCTGGCGGCGCGGCTCGACCTCGCGGTCGGGTCGGTCAGTCACCACCTGAAGCCGTTGCACAAGGCCGGATTCGTCGAGCCTGCACCGGAACTCGCGCGCGACACCCGTGAGTCGTGGTGGCGCGGCCTTCACCGGCGGCTGTCGTGGAGCGGCGACGATTACACCGCCGGCAGCTTCGCCCGGCAGGTGACCGACGCCGCCGAGTGGGCCAACTTCCAGCACCTCAACGCGGCCACGGCCGCATGGATGCGCGGGCGTCACGAGCTGCCGGAGGTATGGCGTGAGGCCCGCGCCAGCGACACCTTCGTCGCGGCGACGGCCGAGCAACTGCGTGACCTGGGGGAGCGGGTCGAGGCGATCGCCCGCGAGTGGACCGACGAGGTGCGGGCCGACGCCGAGCTGCACCCGGACGCCGAGCGGCGACCGGTGCGCTTCATCGCCCGCATCTTCCCGAGCGAGCCCGGGGCGGGTGAGCGCCGATGACCGCAATCGTCGACGAGCCCGTCCTCGTCGCGGCACCACCGCCGCCGGTGCGGCGGGACCGGATGGTGCACGCCTACCTCGCCGCCTCGCTCGTATCTGCGTGCGGGGACACGGTTTTCACGATCGGTCTCGCCTGGACAGCGGTGCACCTACTGTCGCCGGGACTGGCGGGGGTCGTGCTCGGCATCGAGCTGCTCCCGCAGGCGGTGTGCACGCTCTTCGGCGGGGTGATCGCCGACCGCTTCGACACCCGGCGGGTGATGATGGCCGGGGCGGCCGCGCGGGTCGTCGTGCTGCTGCTCGCTACGGCAGCCTGGCAGCTCGGATTCCATTCCGCCGCAGTGCTTTTCGCCGTCGCCATCGCGTTCGGCACGGCCGCGGGGCTGAGCAGTCCGGCGTCGGCGACGCTGATGCGGCAGCTCGTCGCCACGCGGGATCTGGTGACCGTCGGTGGTTGGTCACAGACCGGCCTGCGCCTCGCGCGCCTGCTGGGCGCGCCGGTCGGGGCCGCCGTCGTCCAGTGGGGGTTCGGCGCGTCGATGGTCGTGGATGCCATCTCGTTCGGTGCCGTGCTCCTGGTGCTGGCCTTCGTCATACGTCCGCGGTTTCGTCTGCCGCGCGCCACTCACGAGCCCTGGCATCGGGCGCTGCGTGCCGGACTCTCCTACGTATGGCGCACTCCGGTCGCCCGGACCTTCCTCATCGGGCTGGCCGCGATGAACGTCTTCGTCTCCCCGGTCATGGCCGTCGGCGTCGCGCTGCGCGTGTCCGGATCGCACTGGGGCGCAACGTGGTTGGGCATCGGCGAGGCGGTGTTCGCGGCCGGCGCGATAGCGGGTTCGTTGGCCGGGATCCGCCTGCAGGGCAGCCATCTCGCGCGCCGGGCCTTCTCGGTCCTCGCGATCCAGGGACTGGGTCTCGCCGCCGTCGGTGTGCCCTCCCGGCTGGCCCTGCTCGCCGGCATGCTGACAATCGGCCTCACCGCCGGGCTCGGGTCGGTCTGGCTGGGCGGCACGTTCCAGCGGGTGATCGCGCCGGCCCAACTCGGCCGCGCCTCCTCGGTCAGTCAGCTCGGCGATCAGCTGCTCATCCCCGCGACCATGCCGCTCTTCGGAGTGCTCGCCGCTGCAAGCTCCGTGCTGACCGCGACGGTCACCTTCGGTGCCGGAATGTCGTTGCTGTGCGTGCTCTTCGCCACGCGCCCGCACATCCGCGCGATCCCGTGACCCCGTGACCCCGTGATCCAGGGTCAGCGGGCCCGCCACCTATGCCGTTGCCGGCCGCGGCCGGGAGCGGTCCCGGCTCGCCGGTCGCGAAGTAGGCCGCAACCGGCGACAGCAGCGGCTCGAGCGACGCGTCCGGGCCCGCGAAGCCGAGGGCGCCCACCGCGTCGGCGCCGTGCGCAACCGCGTGCACCCACCCGAGCTGCTCGTCGTAGCCGCGCAGATCCTGCTCGGCCGGCCACCAGGCGAGCACGGCGTCGGTCCATGCCGGCGGCCACGGCTCGCCTTTCGGCCACGTGTCCGCGAGGCGCCGACGAGCTGGGTCAGGCGCGAGTCGTCCATGCGCGGCAGTCTGGCACCTGACGATCCCGCGATCCGGTATGCCGAGCCGGGCCCCAGGCGGCGTTTGGGACAATCGCGGGGTAACCCCTTTGCGCCGCGCCAGGAGATTGCCGAAACCCGTGTCCACTGCACAGCCGCTGTCCGCTCTGTCCGCCGACCAACTCGCGAGCTTCCGCGAGACGCAGCAGACGGCATACGACGAACTCAAGGCGAGCGGGCTGAAGCTCGACCTCACCCGCGGCAAGCCCTCCACCGAGCAGCTCGACCTGTCCAACGGGCTGCTCACGCTGCCCACCCAGGTCAACGACGCCTCCGGCGCCGACACCCGCAACTACGGCAACCTGCAGGGCATCGCCGAGCTGCGCGAGATCTTCGCCGAGCTTCTCTGGGTGTCGCCGGATCAGCTTGTGGCAGGGGGCAATTCGAGCCTCACCATGATGAAGGACACGCTCGTCGACCTGGTGCTCTTCGGCGGTGTCGACTCGCCGAAGCCGTGGCGGCTGGAGGAGAAGGTCCGCTTCATCTGCCCGGTGCCCGGCTACGACCGGCACCACACGCTGCTCGACTCGCTCGGCATCGAGATGATCACCGTGCCGATGACCCCGGACGGCCCGGACGCCGACGCGGTCGCCGCGCTGGTCGCCGACGACCCGACGATCAAGGGCATGTGGCTGGTGCCGACCTACTCCAACCCGGCCGGCTCGGTGTGCAGTCAGGACGTCGCCGCCAAGCTCGCCGCGATGCCGACGGCCGCCCACGACTTCAAGATCTTCTGGGACAACGCCTACGCCTTCCACCACCTCACCGAGGACGAGGTCAAGAGCGCCGACATCCTGTCGCTCGCCAGCGCCGCCGGCCACCCGCACCGGCCGATCGTCTTCGCCTCGACCTCCAAGATCACCTTCGCCGGCGCCGGCGTCGCCTTCCTCGCGGCGTCGCCGGAGCAGGTGAAGTGGTATCTCGGCCACCTCGGCAAGGGGTCGATCGGCCCGGACAAGGTCAACCAGCTGCGCCATGCCGAGTTCTTCGGCAACGCCGAGGGCGTGATCACCCACATGCGGCGGCACCGCGACATCATCGCGCCGAAGTTCGCCGAGGTGCAGCGGGTGCTGCGCGAACGCCTCGGCGGTCTCGACGTCGCCACCTGGACCGACCCGGTCGGCGGTTACTTCGTCAGCCTCGACGTGCTGCCCGGCACCGCGTCCCGGGTGGTCGAGCTGGCCAAGGCCGCGGGTGTCGCGCTGACGCCGGCCGGCGCGTCATACCCCTACGGCAACGACCCGCAGGACACCAACATCCGGCTGGCGCCCACCTACCCGGCGCTTGCGGAGGTGACGCCTGCGATGGAGGCCGTCGCGACCTGCGTGCTGCTCGCCGCCGCCGAGAAACTGAGCGCCGGAGGGCAGGGCCGGTAATGGGCCCGATCCGCAGCGGGTGCCCGGCCGGGCGTCCGGCGGATATGGCAGAGTTCGCCCTGTGGACATCCCGGTGAAGGCGCCGCCGACACCCGTCTTCTTCGTGGCCGGTGGCACGGGCATTTCGGCCGAAACGCTCGGCAACATGATGCTGCAGCAGTTCCCGAGCGTGCGCTTCGTGCGGGAGAAGCTGCCCTTCATCAAGACCCCCGAGCAGGCGCGCGAGGCGGTCGCCCAGATGGACGCCGCCAAGACCAGCGAGGTCACGCCGCTGGTGTTCTCCACGGTCGCGGTCGAGGAGATCCGGGAGATCCTGTCGAGCACCGACTGCGCCTTCATCGACCTCTTCGGGTCGCACCTGGACATGGTCGAGCAGGTGCTGCACGTCAACGCCGCGCACAACTCCACCAGCGCCCACGGCGTGCGCGACGAGGGGCAGTACGACGCGCGCATGAAGGCCGTCGAGTTCGCGATCGAGCACGACGACGGGCAGAGCCTGCGTCAGCTCGACCGGGCCGACCTGATCCTCACCGCGCCGTCCCGCTGCGGCAAGACGCCGACCACCATGTATCTCGCGTTGCAGTACGGCCTGCGGGTGGCCAACTACCCCCTGGTCGAGGAGGACTTCGAGTCCAGCGACCTGCCCCGGCCGATCAAGCCGTATGCCGACAAGTGCTTCGGCCTCTTGTCGACGCCGGCCCGCCTCAGCCAGGTGCGCAGCGAGCGACGACCGGGCTCGGCATACGCCACGCTTGCGCAGTGCACCTACGAGCTGCGGCGCGCCGAGGCGCTCTTCCGCACCCACCGCATCCCCTACATCAACTCCGCCAACATGTCGGTGGAGGAGATGGCGGCCATGATCATGCAGACCCGCAAGCTGAGCGCGGCCCGCTGAGCGCGAGCCTCGTCATACCCCGAAGAATGGCTGGAAGGAACGGCTGGAATGAGCAACATCGAATGGTTCGCCGATCTCGGCATCGACGACGTCGAGTCGGTGGGCGGTAAGAACGCCTCGCTCGGCGAGATGGTGCAGCACCTGGCCAAGGCCGGCGTCAACGTGCCGACCGGCTTCGCCACGACGGCCGACGCCTACCGCCGCTTCCTGGTCGACACCGGCCTGAAGGACGAGATCGACGGGCTGCTCGCCGACCTCGACGTCGACGACGTGCGTGAGCTGGCCCGGGTCGGTGCGAAGATCCGCGGCGACATCGAGGAGCAGGACTTCCCGGCCGACCTCGAGGCCGACATCCGATCGGCCTACGAGAAGCTGACCGCCGAGCAGGGGCAGGACGCGACGTTCGCGGTGCGGTCCAGCGCCACCGCCGAGGACCTGCCGGACGCCTCCTTCGCCGGCCAGCAGGAGACCTTCCTCAACATCAGCGGGATCGACAACATCCTGCACGCGATCAAGCTGGTCTTCGCTTCGCTCTACAACGACCGGGCGATCGCCTACCGGGTGCACGCCGGCTACGACCACTCCCTGGTGGCGCTCTCCGCGGGCATCCAGCGCATGGTGCGATCGGACATCGGCGCATCGGGCGTGATGTTCACGATGGACACCGAATCCGGTTTCCGCGACGCGGTTTTCATCACCTCGAGCTACGGGTTGGGTGAGGCCGTCGTGCAGGGTGCGGTCAACCCCGACGAGTTCTACGTCTACAAGCCGGCGCTCAAGGAGGACCGGCCGGCGATCCTCAAGCGCGGCGTCGGCTCCAAGACCACCAAGATGGTCTACACCGGGGACGACACGGTCGGCGAGACGATCCACTTCGTCCCGGTCGAGCCGGAGGACCAGGGCCGGCTCTCGCTCACCGACGACGAGGTCACCGAGCTGGCCAAGTACGCCGTTGCCATCGAGGAGCACTACGGCCGGCCGATGGACATCGAGTGGGGCAAGGACGGCTCCGACGGCAAGCTCTACATCCTGCAGGCCCGCCCGGAGACCGTGCAGTCGCGCGCGAGCAGCTCCACCCTGAAGCGCTACGTGATGAAGGAGCGCGGACCGGTGCTGGTCGAGGGACGCGCGATCGGTCAGAAGATCGGCGCCGGCAGGGTGCGCAAGCTGACGCTGGAGACGATGCACGAGTTCGAGCAGGGTGACGTGCTGGTGGCCGGCATCACCGACCCCGACTGGGAGCCGATCATGAAGCGGGCGTCGGCGATCGTCACCGACCTCGGCGGCCGCACCAGCCACGCCGCGATCATCTCCCGCGAGCTCGGCATCCCGGCCGTCGTCGGCACCGGCACCGCCACCAAGGACCTCACCGACGGGCAGGAGGTCACCGTCTCGTGCGCCGAGGGTGACACCGGCTTCGTCTACGAGGGTCTGCGCGAGTTCGAGGTCAAGGAGACCGAGCTCGACAAGATGCCCGACATTCCGACCAAGATCATGATGAACGTCGGAACCCCCGACCAGGCCTTCGAGTTCAGCCGCCTCCCCAACAAGGGCATCGGCCTCGCACGGCTGGAGTTCATCATCAACCGGCAGATCGGCATCCACCCCAAGGCGCTGCTCGAGCTGGACGACCAGACGCCCGAGCTGCAGGAGCAGATCCGCTCGCTGATCTCGGCATACGACAGCCCGCGCGACTTCTTCGTGGAGCGCGTCGCCGAGGGTGTCGCGTCGCTGGCGGCGGCGTTCGCGCCGGAGCCGGTCATCGTGCGCATGTCGGACTTCAAGTCCAACGAGTACGCCGGGATGATCGGCGGCGAGCGTTACGAGCCCGACGAGGAAAACCCGATGATCGGCTACCGGGGCGCATCCCGTTATCTGTCAGCGGATTTCGAGGACTGCTTCGCGATGGAGTGCGAGGCGCTGCGCTTTGTCCGGGAGGAGATGGGCCTGACCAACGTGCGCATCATGATCCCGTTCGTGCGCACCATCGAGGAGGCCAAGGGCGTCACCGATCTGCTCGCCAAGTACGGCCTGAAGCGCGGGGAGAACGGCCTGCAGGTCGTGATGATGTGCGAGGTGCCGAGCAACGCGGTCATCGCCGACCAGTTCCTGAAGTACTTCGACGGCTTCTCGATCGGCTCCAACGACATGACCCAGCTGACCCTCGGTCTGGACCGCGACTCCGGTTTGGTGGCAGGCGGATTCGACGAGCGCGACCCCGCGGTCAAGGCGATGCTCACCATGGCGATCACCGCCTGCAAGGAGCAGGGCAAGTATGTCGGCATCTGCGGGCAGGGCCCGTCGGACCACCCTGACCTCGCCGAGTGGCTGGTCGACCAGGGCATCGAGTCGATCTCGCTCAACCCGGACACCGTCGTCGAGACCTGGCTGCGGATCGCCAAGCGTGGCGAGAAGGCCGGCGCCTGACGGTTCTTCGGCACGGCTGAGCGGGAGGTGGGCGAGCAGCCCACCTCCCGCTCGCGTGGTGAGACGCGCCCGTCATACATGGGATGTTAGGTTCAATGTATGACGCAGCCCATCACCCCGCCCAGACGCACCAGCGAGCTGGTGGTCGAACGCATGGAGCAGCTCATCCGCGGCGGAGAGTGGCCGGTCGGCACGTGCATCCCGGCCGAGCCCGAGCTGGTGCGCGACTTCGGGGTCGGCCGCAACACCATCCGTGAGGCGGTGCGGGCGCTGGAGCACACCGGCATGCTGCAGCCGCGCCGAGGTGACGGCACCTACGTGCGCAGCGCCAATCCCTTTGCCGCAGCGATGAGTCGGGGCGCGTCGTCGGCGGCGCTCGACCTGATGCAGGTGCGCCGGGCGCTGGAGTCCGAGGCCGCCGCGAGTGCCGCGCGCAGCGCGTCGGCGCGTACCCGCGCGAAGCTCCGGGCGGTGCTCGACCGGGCGGAGGCCGCGCTCGCGGCCGGTGACCTCGAGACCTACACCCGCGAGGACGTCGGCTTCCACACCCAACTGGTGGCGGCCGCCGGCAACCCGCTGATGGTCGAGATCTTCGACGGGGTCGTCGAGGCGATCGCGGCGACGCACGCCGAGATCACCGCCACGTCCGCGGCACACACCGGTCTGCACCCGCAGGGCCACCGCGAGGCGATCGACGCGATCGACGCCGGCGACCCCGAGGCTGCCCGCGCCGCGGTCAACCACTACATCGACGAACTCGAAGCGGAAATCAAGCGCGCATGACCGACACCGACCTCACGGCGCGCGGCGCCGTCCATCAGCGGCAGTCGACAAGCAGCGAACTCCGAGGTGCCGCAGCTGTTTTCGCGGCCGTCGGCATCATGCTCGTCGCGGCCAACCTGCGGCCTGCGGTGGTGTCGGTCGGGCCGCTGCTCGATACGATCTCCGAGGATCAGGGCTTCAGCAGCGCCGCCGCCGGCCTGCTCACCACCTTGCCGGTCCTCTTCTTCGGGCTGTCCGCGCCGGTCGCGCCCCGGCTCGCGGCCCGCTTCGGCATCGAGCGCACGATCTTCGGCGCGCTCGTCCTGCTGCTCGCCGCGATCGCGCTGCGCCTGGTGCCCGATGTCGTTGCGCTCTTTGCCGGTTCGATGGCGGTGGGTGCCGCGATCGGGGTCTGCAACGTGGTGCTGCCGGCGCTGATCAAGCGCGACTTCGCGCACCGCTCCGGCATGATGACCGGGCTCTACTCGATGACGCTCTCCGGCGGTGCCGCGGTCGCGGCCGGCGTCACGGTGCCGATCGACGACGCGCTCGGCGGCAACTGGCGCCTGACGCTCGCGGTCTGGGGTGTGCTGGCGCTGCTGGCCCTCGTCCAGTGGCTGCCGCAGCTCCGCCGGGTGCACACCATCCGCGACGACGCCGGCGGCGGCAGCCTCTATCGCGACCGGGTCGCCTGGGCGATCACCGTCTACATGGGTGCCCAGTCGCTGATCTTCTACACCTTCGGTGCGTGGCTGCCGACCTACCTGCTCGACCGGGGTATGACGCACGGCGAAGCCGGCACCACGCTGGCGCTGGGCCAGGTGGCGGGTCTGCTCACCTCGCTGACCGCACCGATGATCGCCGGCCGCATGCGCGACCAACGCGCAATTGCCTTGGCGTTCTTGGTCTTCTGCGCCATCGGCTTCATCGGGTTGGTCTCCACCGACGCCGTGCCACTGCTCTGGGTCTGCCTGGTGATGATGGGGCCCGGCTCCGGCATCAGCCTGGCGTTGCTCTTCATGGTGCTGCGCAGCAACTCCACCGCGCAGACCGGTCAGGTGTCGGGTATGGCGCAGTCGATCGGCTACGGTCTGGCCGCGATCGGCCCCATCCTGATCGGCGCCGTGCACGACGCCTCCGGGTCGTGGAACCTCGCCATGAGCGTGCTGGCGCTCGCGATCGTGCCGCAGGCCTTGTCGGCGTTGCGCGCCGCCAGGGCGGGCACGATGCGCGCGGGCTGAAATCGGCGCGGCCCGAGAGGCTACTCCTCGGAGATCGTCATCGAGGCGAGCCGCTTGCCGGCGAGCACGACGCCGAGGACGAGCACCACGGCGGTCGCGGCCAGCGCATACCAGAGCGGCACCGGTGGCGTGTCCGCGATGCCACTCGACACGTGTTGGATGACGGAGTTGCCCCACGTCCTCGGCGACAGCCACTTCACCGGCGAAAACAGCGACGCCAGAGTGGATTCCCAGATCAGCCAGAAGAGCAGGCAGCCGATGATGCTGCGTTTCATGGTGGTCGCGAGCGCGGTGAAGACACCGACGTAGGCGATGCTCGCGACGACCCCGCCGAGGAGGCCGGCCAGCGCCATCCGGTCGGCGGTGCCGCTCAGGATGAGACCGGCGATCAGCATCGGCACCGCGGCGAAGACAACTCCGGCGCCGAGGGTGACCACCGCCTTGCTGGCGATGATCGAGACTCGCGACACCGGTTTGGTGAGCAGGTAGATGATCGACCCGTCGTCGAACTCGGAGTTGATCAGCGTCGTCGTCGCGACCAGTGCTACGACCGGCACGGCGATGCCGATGCCGAAGTTGCGGAGCAGCTGTTCGGCCGAATCTGCGGGCACGTCACCGGAACTCGCCCGTCGTAGGACGAACGCGAGCACGACGAGGATCACCGGCATGGCGACCATCAGCCAGACGCGGGCGCGTCCGAAGAGTGACCGCAGGCCGAGGCGGAGGATGGGGGCGCTCATGTGGCGTTCACCAGGTAGCTGAAGACGCTCTCGAGTGACTCGTCGGTCGGAGTGAGTTCGAGGATGCGGATGCCGTGCTGCTGGGCGACCCGCGGCACCGCGTGCGCGAAGGCACCGAAGTCGTCGGCCTCGACCTCCAGCACGTCGTTGCTGCGCAGGCGCGCACCCCGCACCGACTGCTCGCCCAGCAGCAGCGTGGCGAGCCGCCGGTTGTCGGAGCTGCGCACGACATACTGATTGGGCCGGTCGGTCATCAGCCGTCGTATGGCGGCGAAATCGCCACTCGCAGCGTGCCTTCCGGCGACCACGACCTCCACCTGACGGGCGATCTGCTCGACCTCCTCCAGGATGTGCGAGCTGAAGACGATCGTCCGGCCCTGCTGCGCGAAGTCGGTGAGCAACCCCATCATGTGGCGCCGCTGGATCGGGTCCATGCCGTTGAAGGGTTCGTCGAGCAGCAGCACCGGCGGCTGGTGCACCAGCGCCGAGGCGACCTTGATGCGCTGCTTCATGCCCTTGCTGTAGGTGGAGATCTTCCGGTCGGCGGCGGCCGCCATGTCGACCAGCCCGATCGCGTGCTTGGTCGCGGCGTCGGGCTGGGGCACCTGTTGCAGATCGGCGTTGAGCCGGACGAACTGGCTGCCGGTCAGGAAGTCGTAGAGCGACTCCTGCACCGGCACGAGACCGATCTTGCGGTAGATCTCGACGTTGCCGCGGGTCGGTGCGCCGTCGATGGTGACGGTGCCGGTCGACGGCGGCAGCAGCCCGGCCATCATCGACAGCAGGGTCGACTTGCCGGCACCGTTGGGGCCGAGCAGGCCGGTGATGCCGGGGGAGATGTGCATCGAAACGTCGTTGACCGCAACGACATTGCCATACCAGCGGGACACATCGGTCAGGACGAGATCACTCATGAGATCGGGTCCGTCTTCGGGATTCCTCGGGATTGCTCGCAATGGTCACAGTGCCGCCGCCTTCCGGATGCGCTCGACGAGCACGAACGATGCGCCGAGGATCCACACCAGCGTGACCACGATGAACACCACGGTCCACCCGGCGCTCGGGTGCGGGATGGAAGGCACCGGCCGCGGCTGGTCGAACAGCCCGCTCACCACCTCGGCGACGAGGGTGAACGGGTTGAACATCGAGGCGATCATCGCGGCCGTCTCGTTGCCCGTGTCGTATGCCGAGCCCTGCACGATCGTGACGATGCCGGAGGTGAGCATGAGCGCGACGATGACCGCGACCACGGCGAGCCCGGAGCGGGTGGTGATCGCCGAGACCATGCCGCTGAACGTCGCGAGGATCAGCGACAGCACGAGCACACCGAAGATCGCGGCGAAGAAGTTCTTGGTGTGCTGGGTGCGATCGAGGCCGGAGGAGAGCGCTGCGGCATACCAGATGGTCATCGGGATGGCGATCACCGCAAAGAGGGCGGTGGCCAGCGCGGCGAGCCGGACCAGCACGTAGGTCGAGCGGTCGAGCGGCCGCGCGAAGTAGAGCACGATCGTCCGGTAGCGCAGGTCGCGGGCGAAGAGCACCGGCGCCTGGGACGCCGCGAACACGGTGATCAGCAGCTGCGTCCAATAGGGGTAGCCGAAGTAATTGGCAAGTGGCGCAAAGAGATTGGCCTGATCACCCAGCGACATCTTGCTCAGCTGTATGGCGAGGCCCGCGAGCACGAGGGCGGGTATGAGCATCAGCGCGGCCACGAGGAAGGGCATGATCTTCGACTTGTTCGAGCGGCCGAGGCCGAAGCAGTGCCGCAGCGAGGTGAGGTAGAGCGACAGCGCGATCGCGCCGGTGCCCTGCCGCCGCCCGGTGAAGGTGCGGTAGCCGATGTCGTGGATGACGCCTTGGCGAGGTGGGGTGCTCATGCGGGGACACCTCCGGTCGGCTGCTGGAAGACTTCCTCGAGGCTGTGGTGCACCTCTTGGATGCGGACCAGGCCGAGCCCCTGCGCGACCACCACGTCGCGGATGACATCGAGCGTCTCGGGGCGTTCGAGCCGCACCTCGATGCGGTCGCCCACCGGCCAGGCCGGGATGCCGCGGTCGACCAGCGCCTGACCGACCAGCTGGTCGCTGCCCGGCGGGCCGAGCACCTCGACCAGCACGTTGCCGGTGGTGTGGGTCAGGTCGGTCGTGGGGGAGGCGCGCAGGAGCCGGCCGGCGTCGATGACCACGACGTAGTCGACGGTGCGTTCGAGCTCGCCGAGCAGGTGGCTGGTGACCGCGACCGAGATGCCGAAGTCGTGGCCGATGCGGCCGATCAGGTCCAGCATCTCGTCCCGCGCCCGGGGGTCGAGACCGTTGGTGGGTTCGTCCAGCAGCACCAGCTGCGGGCTGTGCACGATCGCCTGCGCCAGCTTGGCCCGCTG is a genomic window containing:
- the tuf gene encoding elongation factor Tu; this translates as MAKAKFERTKPHVNIGTIGHVDHGKTTLTAAITKVLADKYPDLNKAAAFADIDNAPEERQRGITINVSHQEYETDKRHYAHVDAPGHADYVKNMITGAAQMDGAILVVAATDGPMPQTREHVLLARQVGVPYILVALNKADMVDDEEILELVEMEVRELLSSQEFDGDNAPVVKVSALKALEGDAEWVKSVEELMDAVDESIPDPVRDTDKPFLMPIEDVFTITGRGTVVTGRIERGVLTVNEEVEIVGIRENTQKTTVTGIEMFRKLLDEGRAGENVGLLLRGTKREDVERGQVVVKPGSTTPHTEFEANVYILGKDEGGRHTPFYDNYRPQFYFRTTDVTGVVKLPEGTEMVMPGDNTEMTVTLIQPVAMEDGLRFAIREGGRTVGAGRVTKILK
- a CDS encoding TrmH family RNA methyltransferase, which codes for MTDLELITDRSDPAVQRLTDLNRKARGPVRSLLIEDFDPLLQAIRSGLVFVEVYGLQTADFPDEIRQACDDRQIPVRLLSTELAGEIFKIEKKPKVFGIAHLPKPARLRDVADSRQDLVVLDGVKIVGNIGAIIRSSFAFGVSAVVLIDSDLPSIADRRLVRASRGYVFSLPVILATRQQLASFLQDQATGVRLATFDAHAETELEELADIPDRLALVLGSERFGPSSELHQGSALEVSIPMNPDAESLNVSVSAGIAMYTRAAYNLRG
- a CDS encoding ArsR/SmtB family transcription factor, with translation MPRKTAAERHTDSAPEPEQSWPAEGAALIDALLAVHHPVRRRIYEVLTTDGPATVGGLAARLDLAVGSVSHHLKPLHKAGFVEPAPELARDTRESWWRGLHRRLSWSGDDYTAGSFARQVTDAAEWANFQHLNAATAAWMRGRHELPEVWREARASDTFVAATAEQLRDLGERVEAIAREWTDEVRADAELHPDAERRPVRFIARIFPSEPGAGERR
- a CDS encoding MFS transporter produces the protein MTAIVDEPVLVAAPPPPVRRDRMVHAYLAASLVSACGDTVFTIGLAWTAVHLLSPGLAGVVLGIELLPQAVCTLFGGVIADRFDTRRVMMAGAAARVVVLLLATAAWQLGFHSAAVLFAVAIAFGTAAGLSSPASATLMRQLVATRDLVTVGGWSQTGLRLARLLGAPVGAAVVQWGFGASMVVDAISFGAVLLVLAFVIRPRFRLPRATHEPWHRALRAGLSYVWRTPVARTFLIGLAAMNVFVSPVMAVGVALRVSGSHWGATWLGIGEAVFAAGAIAGSLAGIRLQGSHLARRAFSVLAIQGLGLAAVGVPSRLALLAGMLTIGLTAGLGSVWLGGTFQRVIAPAQLGRASSVSQLGDQLLIPATMPLFGVLAAASSVLTATVTFGAGMSLLCVLFATRPHIRAIP
- a CDS encoding DUF2785 domain-containing protein, whose protein sequence is MRSSFSPLALSSSYAVCCVSRKLASWSADRADSGCAVDTGFGNLLARRKGVTPRLSQTPPGARLGIPDRGIVRCQTAAHGRLAPDPARRRLADTWPKGEPWPPAWTDAVLAWWPAEQDLRGYDEQLGWVHAVAHGADAVGALGFAGPDASLEPLLSPVAAYFATGEPGPLPAAAGNGIGGGPADPGSRGHGVTGSRGCAGAWRRARTATTFRHRR
- a CDS encoding aminotransferase class I/II-fold pyridoxal phosphate-dependent enzyme, encoding MSTAQPLSALSADQLASFRETQQTAYDELKASGLKLDLTRGKPSTEQLDLSNGLLTLPTQVNDASGADTRNYGNLQGIAELREIFAELLWVSPDQLVAGGNSSLTMMKDTLVDLVLFGGVDSPKPWRLEEKVRFICPVPGYDRHHTLLDSLGIEMITVPMTPDGPDADAVAALVADDPTIKGMWLVPTYSNPAGSVCSQDVAAKLAAMPTAAHDFKIFWDNAYAFHHLTEDEVKSADILSLASAAGHPHRPIVFASTSKITFAGAGVAFLAASPEQVKWYLGHLGKGSIGPDKVNQLRHAEFFGNAEGVITHMRRHRDIIAPKFAEVQRVLRERLGGLDVATWTDPVGGYFVSLDVLPGTASRVVELAKAAGVALTPAGASYPYGNDPQDTNIRLAPTYPALAEVTPAMEAVATCVLLAAAEKLSAGGQGR